In Helianthus annuus cultivar XRQ/B chromosome 3, HanXRQr2.0-SUNRISE, whole genome shotgun sequence, a single window of DNA contains:
- the LOC110929512 gene encoding glucose-1-phosphate adenylyltransferase large subunit 1 isoform X1, producing the protein MDYCCTMINKGTLLPKMCGGDGGLRNGDEGFWGEKIRGRLNGAVWVNHVQKRLGFQKQIRKVTKPGVAFSVITSDSGKETLVETLTAPKFERRRIDPKNVAAIILGGGAGTQLFPLTSKAATPAVPVGGCYRLIDIPMSNCINSSINKIFVLTQFNSASLNRHISRTYFGNGVNFGDGFVEVLAATQTSGETGMNWFQGTADAVRQFTWVFEDAKNKDIEDILILSGDHLYRMDYLNLLQNHIDRDADITVSCVPVGESRASDFGLLKFDNKGKVVHFAEKPKGEDLHAMQVDTTLLGLSQQEAEESPYIASMGIYVFKKDVLFKLLRWRYPTSNDFGSEILPAAVTEHNVQAYLFRDYWEDIGTIKSFYDANLALTDEVPKFQFYDPKTPFFTSPRFLPPSKIEKCKIKNAIISHGCFLRECSIEHSIVGERSRIDSGVELKDTLMLGADYYQTESEIASLLANGKVPIGVGSNTKIRNCIIDKNAKIGSDVVIMNKDGVEEGDRADEGFYIRSGITIILEKATIKDGVVI; encoded by the exons ATGGATTACTGTTGTACAATGATAAATAAGGGTACCCTTTTGCCAAAAATGTGTGGGGGTGATGGGGGTTTAAGAAATGGAGATGAAGGGTTTTGGGGGGAGAAGATTAGAGGGAGGTTAAACGGTGCCGTTTGGGTTAATCATGTGCAAAAAAGGTTGGGTTTTCAGAAGCAGATTAGGAAGGTTACAAAACCTGGGGTTGCTTTCTCTGTCATCACATCAGATAGTGGCAAAGAGACCTTAGTTGAG ACACTGACAGCACCAAAGTTTGAGAGAAGAAGAATTGATCCAAAAAATGTGGCGGCGATCATACTCGGTGGTGGTGCAGGAACTCAACTCTTCCCTCTTACGAGCAAAGCCGCTACTCCAGCT GTACCTGTAGGAGGATGCTATAGACTTATAGACATCCCAATGAGCAACTGTATAAACAGCAGTATAAACAAAATCTTTGTTCTAACTCAGTTCAATTCCGCTTCACTTAATCGTCACATTTCCCGTACTTATTTTGGCAACGGTGTGAACTTCGGGGACGGTTTTGTGGAG GTGTTGGCTGCTACTCAAACATCTGGCGAAACGGGAATGAACTGGTTCCAAGGAACTGCAGATGCCGTGAGGCAATTTACATGGGTTTTCGAG GATGCCAAGAACAAGGATATTGAGGATATACTAATCTTGTCGGGTGATCATCTTTACCGTATGGACTATCTTAACCTTCTGCAG AATCACATCGACAGAGACGCTGATATCACCGTTTCTTGCGTGCCGGTTGGTGAAAG TCGGGCATCTGATTTCGGACTGTTAAAGTTTGATAACAAGGGTAAAGTCGTCCACTTTGCTGAAAAACCGAAAGGCGAAGATTTGCATGCAATG CAGGTTGATACGACTTTACTTGGCTTATCACAACAAGAGGCGGAAGAATCACCGTATATTGCATCAATGGGTATTTATGTGTTCAAAAAAGATGTTTTGTTTAAACTGCTAAGATGGAGATACCCGACATCTAATGACTTCGGATCCGAAATTCTTCCTGCTGCCGTGACGGAACATAATGTGCAA GCGTATTTGTTTAGAGATTATTGGGAGGATATTGGAACGATTAAGTCTTTTTATGATGCGAATTTGGCTCTTACAGATGAG GTAccgaagtttcagttttatgacCCGAAGACTCCGTTTTTCACTTCTCCAAGGTTCTTGCCACCATCCAAGATTGAAAAATGCAAG ATAAAGAATGCAATTATTTCACACGGTTGTTTCTTGAGAGAATGCAGCATCGAACACTCGATAGTGGGCGAACGCTCACGAATCGACTCAGGGGTCGAGCTCAAG GACACACTAATGTTGGGGGCAGATTATTATCAAACGGAATCCGAGATTGCGTCTTTGCTGGCTAATGGAAAGGTCCCAATCGGGGTCGGAAGTAACACGAAAATCAG AAACTGCATTATAGATAAGAATGCAAAGATTGGAAGTGATGTGGTGATCATGAATAAAGAT GGTGTCGAAGAAGGTGATAGAGCGGATGAAGGATTCTACATAAGATCTGGGATTACAATCATATTGGAGAAAGCTACAATCAAAGATGGTGTTGTTATATGA
- the LOC110929512 gene encoding glucose-1-phosphate adenylyltransferase large subunit 1 isoform X2: protein MDYCCTMINKGTLLPKMCGGDGGLRNGDEGFWGEKIRGRLNGAVWVNHVQKRLGFQKQIRKVTKPGVAFSVITSDSGKETLVETLTAPKFERRRIDPKNVAAIILGGGAGTQLFPLTSKAATPAVPVGGCYRLIDIPMSNCINSSINKIFVLTQFNSASLNRHISRTYFGNGVNFGDGFVEVLAATQTSGETGMNWFQGTADAVRQFTWVFEDAKNKDIEDILILSGDHLYRMDYLNLLQNHIDRDADITVSCVPVGESRASDFGLLKFDNKGKVVHFAEKPKGEDLHAMVDTTLLGLSQQEAEESPYIASMGIYVFKKDVLFKLLRWRYPTSNDFGSEILPAAVTEHNVQAYLFRDYWEDIGTIKSFYDANLALTDEVPKFQFYDPKTPFFTSPRFLPPSKIEKCKIKNAIISHGCFLRECSIEHSIVGERSRIDSGVELKDTLMLGADYYQTESEIASLLANGKVPIGVGSNTKIRNCIIDKNAKIGSDVVIMNKDGVEEGDRADEGFYIRSGITIILEKATIKDGVVI, encoded by the exons ATGGATTACTGTTGTACAATGATAAATAAGGGTACCCTTTTGCCAAAAATGTGTGGGGGTGATGGGGGTTTAAGAAATGGAGATGAAGGGTTTTGGGGGGAGAAGATTAGAGGGAGGTTAAACGGTGCCGTTTGGGTTAATCATGTGCAAAAAAGGTTGGGTTTTCAGAAGCAGATTAGGAAGGTTACAAAACCTGGGGTTGCTTTCTCTGTCATCACATCAGATAGTGGCAAAGAGACCTTAGTTGAG ACACTGACAGCACCAAAGTTTGAGAGAAGAAGAATTGATCCAAAAAATGTGGCGGCGATCATACTCGGTGGTGGTGCAGGAACTCAACTCTTCCCTCTTACGAGCAAAGCCGCTACTCCAGCT GTACCTGTAGGAGGATGCTATAGACTTATAGACATCCCAATGAGCAACTGTATAAACAGCAGTATAAACAAAATCTTTGTTCTAACTCAGTTCAATTCCGCTTCACTTAATCGTCACATTTCCCGTACTTATTTTGGCAACGGTGTGAACTTCGGGGACGGTTTTGTGGAG GTGTTGGCTGCTACTCAAACATCTGGCGAAACGGGAATGAACTGGTTCCAAGGAACTGCAGATGCCGTGAGGCAATTTACATGGGTTTTCGAG GATGCCAAGAACAAGGATATTGAGGATATACTAATCTTGTCGGGTGATCATCTTTACCGTATGGACTATCTTAACCTTCTGCAG AATCACATCGACAGAGACGCTGATATCACCGTTTCTTGCGTGCCGGTTGGTGAAAG TCGGGCATCTGATTTCGGACTGTTAAAGTTTGATAACAAGGGTAAAGTCGTCCACTTTGCTGAAAAACCGAAAGGCGAAGATTTGCATGCAATG GTTGATACGACTTTACTTGGCTTATCACAACAAGAGGCGGAAGAATCACCGTATATTGCATCAATGGGTATTTATGTGTTCAAAAAAGATGTTTTGTTTAAACTGCTAAGATGGAGATACCCGACATCTAATGACTTCGGATCCGAAATTCTTCCTGCTGCCGTGACGGAACATAATGTGCAA GCGTATTTGTTTAGAGATTATTGGGAGGATATTGGAACGATTAAGTCTTTTTATGATGCGAATTTGGCTCTTACAGATGAG GTAccgaagtttcagttttatgacCCGAAGACTCCGTTTTTCACTTCTCCAAGGTTCTTGCCACCATCCAAGATTGAAAAATGCAAG ATAAAGAATGCAATTATTTCACACGGTTGTTTCTTGAGAGAATGCAGCATCGAACACTCGATAGTGGGCGAACGCTCACGAATCGACTCAGGGGTCGAGCTCAAG GACACACTAATGTTGGGGGCAGATTATTATCAAACGGAATCCGAGATTGCGTCTTTGCTGGCTAATGGAAAGGTCCCAATCGGGGTCGGAAGTAACACGAAAATCAG AAACTGCATTATAGATAAGAATGCAAAGATTGGAAGTGATGTGGTGATCATGAATAAAGAT GGTGTCGAAGAAGGTGATAGAGCGGATGAAGGATTCTACATAAGATCTGGGATTACAATCATATTGGAGAAAGCTACAATCAAAGATGGTGTTGTTATATGA